tgaagcaatctacagatttgcaGCATAGCAAGTAGGAACAGAAAGAGTGGAACAAAAGCTACTTCAGTGTCCTCATTGGCTAAATGTCGATTTTATAAGGCTCTATGTGCAAAGGATTCCATCAGATATTACTCATTAACTCAGTTagtcatttgataaatatttattgagtgcctactctgcaCTGAGGATATGGAAGTGGACAAGACAGACGACGTTCCTCCTTTCCTGGAACTTACGTTCTGGCAAGGGAGAGAGTGAGCAAATAcctaactaaataaatatggtTGTTGCAGAGCGTGATGACTGCTGTTGTTGGGAGGGGacaatttctcttgtttttttttttttttttccgcggtatgcgggcctctcactgttgtagcctctcccattgcagagcacaggctccggacgcacaggctcagcggccacggctcacgggcctagccgctccacggcatgtgggttcttcccggaccggggcacgaacctgtgtcccctgcatcgtcaggcggactctcaaccactgcgccaccagggaagacccctctCTTGGTTTTTTTAGCTGGTCGAATAACTAaaatgacaaaagacagattaaccggagaaaaacaaatttaattaagTACTGTGGGGAATCCACATACCATGAAAGATTCCAAAGACAGTCAGGCTAAATGAGATCTAGATGTCATTCCAGACTAAAGAGAAAGGGGTAGAAGTCTGGGAGttcaaagggaaagaaagcaattcagaggaagatgaaaaagagcaaacgtttggtaaacaaatgttttctgCACCATACAGAAACAATAGGTtgcagagaggaattttaacaaacagactttgctgggttctgtgaaaggaaaataaaaacggAGTAggtattgctaagagagctctctaaaatggagcCAGGAGACTACTATAGAAGTATGACTTATGCACATCTCAGCTGGGATGAAATCTGACCTTTTGACGTGATGAAGTCATCCAGACATCCACAACACCTGCCAAATACTCAAAATATTAATTGGATccttaccctaaaataacttGTGACAGTCTGTCTATTTGTTGGACTCCTACCCTAAAACAACTTGTGATTCCTTatggacaaatattttctgactgCAGTCAAAGTCATCACAATTCTCGCCAGGCTACTTTTAACAACCTCATGGCTTTCTGGGGTTTTTTGGCTTTAACAACCcctgactctttctttttctcagaacACTCTTTCAGGGTTACCCaaatctgtgtctcctgaattgcaattcttaagaccccaaataaactcTTTCCTTCTTTGCAGCCTCCTGCATTACTTTTTGGTTGACAGCTCTTCCCTGTCTACAACAACTAGTTCATGTTATACAATAGTTATCTATGGtgatagctcccttcctggaacaggtcctctactacttttaggcagttagggggaaggtcaaagtttcttcccaAGTCTTTGGGCCTTGGTTGTTTTCAGCTCCAAATAATCCCCATGCTTATAGCACTTGAAATCCTGGGCATTGAATTTCAATACAGCTGTCATCACTgcagagaataaagaaatagGACAGAAACATGATGTCCTACAGAATATTCAGAGGGCTCTTAAACTTAGACAATTTTCTCTCAAAAAAGGATGATAGCTCCATCTTCTCAGAAAAGGCTCTAAATAGTAATGaatcaaatgaatgaatcttGGCATTGTAACTCCTTTGAATTATCTCATGTTGTTCTATAGATAAGCAgttaaaaggcatttaaaaaatcttagatTGGATGATGCAATCATACCAGAGCTTCTTGAAGGGACCAAAGAAGCACCAACATTGTTTACCAGGAAGAAAATGCctcataaataaacagaaatcgccacacacaaaaaattcacATGCCAAAGTGGTACATCTTGCGGCAACTTATTCTGAACTACTGcactatgaaagaaataaacaggGTTGTCCAATGGAGAATAACCAAGGAAGACCTCTTAGAAAGAGTGGTCAGGGAGGCACCTTTAAGAAGTGACATCTGAATGAAGATCTGGTGTGAATGAGGTAGCCATGCCCGCAGCTGAGGGAGGAGCATTTTGTGCAGAAGtaacagccagtgcaaagacaGACACTGAGGGGAGGTGCTTAAAACTGGGGGTTTGTAGACCTTATTCTCATGCTCACATGCATAAGACCAAGTTCTAGACACCTGTGTTGTAATGGGGCTATAATAGGGGTTACTGTTATTTCATAGACTAGCAATAGTTGTAtagcaataaacaaaaaagattttgtaGTCCAGACTAGCAATAGTGGTAtagcaataaacaaaaaagattttgtagtcctcttgcaaaaaaaaattcatgttctaAAACTTACAAAAGGTCCCTGTTTTGCATGttaacagaaaaacagagaagagaaccAAAAGAGGTATCAGATATCATCTAATCCAACTCATTTTAGAATCGAAAACAGTGGTCCAAAAAGGTGAGATGGAAGTCCCACGTTCAGAAGACTTgatagtggcagagctgagattagaACTCCAAATTTGAAActccatatgctttttttttttttgtggtacgcgggcctctcagtgttgtggcctctcccgttgcggagcacaggctccggacgcgcaggctcagcagccatggctcacgggcctagccgctcggcggcatgtggaatcttcttgggccggggcacgaacccacatcccctgcatcagcaggcggactctcaaccactgcgccaccagggaagcccgaaactccCTATGCTTTTTTCCTTAACAGGTTAGGGATGAAATATTTGTAATTGGCAGGCACTCAAATGAtttgtattaaatatttgttttgaaaatgataaACCTGATTTTTCTCCTCTCAGATTTCTCCCACTTAGTTTTTCATCTAGCTCGAAGCTCTCCCAAATTCAGTTGTTAAAAAGGAAACCAACTTTGACTAAGGTGCTCACCCCCTTACCTGAATGTGCAAGCAGAGTGTGTAACACCCTTTGGCCACCAGAGGGAACTGAAGGCTGCTACTCAGAGTAAAAGTTCTCGTTTCCGTACCCAAGTTCTGATGGGGTAGCCTGAGAATCTTCCTGAGAATATGGGGAGGCGGAGTTGGAGGCAGGAAATGGAGGCGGGGCTTCGGCTCACACACCTGTGGCCCGCACCTGCTCAGGTGACTGGCCCAGGGCAGCTGAGGGAAGTTACCTCACCTTTGTTGAACATCTCGGCCTCAGAGAGCCAGGTCCGCCAGAGCCAGACCTGACAAACTCCTGCACCAGCACCACCACGCGGCATTTATAACAACGATGAAAATGGGGGTTTGAGGCCAGGCCAAAAAGATGAGGACTCACCCTGAGGAGATGTGACCGAAGCTTATAATTATAAAGACGGCAGATTAGGTGATATGAGCTTACTTACCAATTCCCAGAGTATCAGAAAGAGGAAGCACCCCTGAAGAGACCTTTTTAGGAGGAACAAAGGGAAATGCCACTTACATGGGGTGAGGGGTCAGCAAGGACAAGACATTTGTGAAACCACTGCCTCCAAGCCTGATGACTTAGGCCCATAACTGGCTTCCTTGAGTTCAAATTCGTGCAtggtgctaacacatatatgctgaatctaaaaaaaaaaaaaaaaaaaggttctgaagaacctaggggcagaacaggaataaagacgcagacgtagagaatggacttgaggacacggggagggggaagggtaagctgggacgaagtgagagNNNNNNNNNNNNNNNNNNNNNNNNNNNNNNNNNNNNNNNNNNNNNNNNNNNNNNNNNNNNNNNNNNNNNNNNNNNNNNNNNNNNNNNNNNNNNNNNNNNNNNNNNNNNNNNNNNNNNNNNNNNacgcaagagggaggggatatggggacatatgtatatgtgtagctgattcactttgttatacagcagaaactaatacaacattgtaaagcaattatactcattCGTGCATGGAATCCTGATAATCCCTGAGTGTCTCTGTCTGAGAGACTCCTGGGCCAGGAGTAGTTTATAAGGTGTTAAATTTGGGGGCTTCTATCTGTCCCACTGGGACCCTTCCTGCTCTTTGGTGCGGATATTAAAGTAAACGGAAAGGAGGAGCATACGTGGAAAACGCAGCATTTCCTCTCAGATGCCAGGTAGTCATATCCAAAGGTATTAAAGGAAGGCGTACGGGTGAAGAGACTGGTTCTTTCCTAGTTGTATACTTAGGCAACTgcttaatttctctaagcctccGTTTTTCCATCCgtcaaacaaaacaaatcccATTTAGGACGATTTCCCAATCCTGACAGCGGCGGGGGGGAGCGGTAGGAAGGTGGATCAACAGTCGGGTCCCGGCAGGCTGAGGAGCCGGCCTAGGGACACGCCCCCCGCCCACCACTCCCGTACTCCGATTGGTCCTCttcggaggggcggggccggatTGCCCGCGGTGGGAGGGACCGGTAGCGCTGGGCGAGGCCGGTAGCGCTGGGCTACCCTTGGGCCTCCTAGATCGCAGGGCTCCGGATTCTCGAAGGGGTCACCGCCATGGCCGGGTGTGCCCGCGGGTCCGCGCGTGCAGTGCTCGCCTTCCTGCTGGCGCCCGCGCTGGTGGCCCTGCTGGTGGCGCCGGCGCGGGGTCGGGGTGGCCGGGGCCACGGGGACTGGGGCGCCGCCGAGCTGCTGCCGCCCCGCGAGAACGCGGCGCTGGTGGCTCGCTTCGTGACGAACGTCTGCGACTGGGGCGCGCTGGCCACCATCTCCACTCAGGAGGGGGTGCGCGGCCGGCCCTTCGCCGACGTCTTATCGGTCAGCGACGGGCCCCCGGCCAAGGGCAGCGGCGTGCCCTACTTCTACCTGAGCCCGATGCAGCAGTCGGTGGGCAACCTGAAGGTGAGCGGGCGGGGCCGTGTGGCTCCGCGGGCCGGAGCGTGAGCCTTTCGACTATAGCTTGAATTCTGCCTGCGAAGGAGAGCCAACCTCGTAGAGATAAGAATTTGAACCTAGCCCAAACCCCTgcctcttctctcctgctctggCCGGGCTGACATTGCAGCTTTCCAGTTGTTGGGCAACTAAATACCAGGAATTTCACACACGCCCTCGCCACCGCGCCACGCACTTGGGGCGAATTCTTTACCAGCACTTGGAGGACTTCTCAGCCTGAGTCGTCTTGGGGCACGGTGTCTCATTAACTGGGCTCTAATTATTAAACGTTTTACTGGGTGTAGAGGCTGTTGGGTAGTTTAGCACTTTGTATAAGTGGCTTCGGGATTTCTCTTTGTTACCGCTTCTTTTGAACTAAGGATTTTTTCCCTTCAGCAGCATGAAGCAAACAGACAACTTCGTGAATGATTATTGCAGTCTTTAGGCCTCGTGTGCACATGAGCTTCCCCGTTAGGGATCACCCCTTTTGGAGGGCCATGCCCTTACCCTTTGCCCACTATTTGGGGCAAGGCCAGGTTTACACCTCTCTGGTGGACCCCTGCTGTGTCAAGTGCGGTGTCACAGCTTGGGAGAATAGAGCCATACTGAGTCCAGGAGTGGAGCCTGATTTGGGGAAGGTTCTTTTGACAAAAGATCCCAGGTTTGAGGTTAACACTGTTGATAGAGATAAGATGAAAGAAACCTGATATTTGCTGAAGCACTCACCGTGTGCCAGGCTGACCTTTCCATTCATCTTCCACTCATTGTCTCTTTTAATAACCCTCTGAGGGGGCTATTACCATCCTCATTCTGCAGATGAAGAACTTGAGGCTTAGAtaggttatgtaacttgcccaaagccttTGGCCACATTTGAATTTCACCCCAGATCCATCTGCCTTCAAAACACAGGTCATAGAGTGGTGTCCCATGAGTTGATCAGGCCCACAGACTGGTTTTCTTTGGCCCAcgcagagttttgtttttaataaatctgAATTAATTATCAACATTCAAACATGGGGATTGCAACTAAAAGTCTAAATTTCTAACTTCTTGAAAAACTGGAAGCTCTGTGGCACTGGGGGCCTGCATTCTTTGAGCAGAACCGGAAGTAGCTGCCTCCGTAGCCAAGACACATACACCCCCATTCACCATTTTCTTATTCCCAGCCCGCTCCGCTCCACTCCCTTAGACATTAGCTCAGAGCAAGCTCATTCCACTCCATCAGTGCTGTTCAAACTTGGCTGCAAATACAGTCACCtgggaagacttttttttttttttttttttttgctgtacgcgggcctctcactgttgtggcctctccagttgcggagcacaggctccggacgcgcaggctcagcggccatggctcacgggcccagccgctccgcggcatgtgggatcctcccggaccggggcatgaacccacgtcccctgtatcggcaggcggactctcaaccactgcgccaccagggaagccctgggaagacttttaaaaaggcaattcCAAGACATTTtactaaaaacacattttattaaaaaaaacaacaaaacaccccaaatccCTCCCTGATGCTTCTAATATTGGGGGAGGGcagtgagaaccactgctatacatgaatatatttaaacttttgcTGATATTATCTTCCTCATTTTAGGAAATGTGGAAACTCAAACTCAGAGACTCACTTGTGACTAGTCAGCTATGGCTGTCAGGTGGAACTTGAGCTCAGGTCTTTGACATCTCTAGAAAAAGACAGTGGTGAGGCACCCAGGATTTCAGGTCCGTGATTGCAGTGAAAAGGCATGGCCACATCAGAATTAGTCTGACTCTGATGCCGTCAATTAACCAGTCAAAGCTGGTTGCtgctttctacttttcctcctccttctgacCTCTGTCTTCTTCCTGTCTGCTCTTGTGTACCCTACCCACCAGATTTACATGAACAAAATACCACCCAGCATTGCCGTCTGCCCAGAAACCTTTAACAACATCTGGCTGCCTAGAGCTGCATAGGATTCACCTGGGTGTTTGTTAAAAATGCGGATACCTGGGCTGGGAATGGAGCCCAGAAATCAGCATTTCAACAAGCTGTCCAGGCAAGTGGTTCTTGGAAAGCACTGACAGATGCCAGCCTATAAAATACAATCTTGACTCCTTAGCTTGGAGGTGAACCACCCTTACTACCC
This genomic interval from Physeter macrocephalus isolate SW-GA chromosome 4, ASM283717v5, whole genome shotgun sequence contains the following:
- the CREG1 gene encoding protein CREG1 yields the protein MAGCARGSARAVLAFLLAPALVALLVAPARGRGGRGHGDWGAAELLPPRENAALVARFVTNVCDWGALATISTQEGVRGRPFADVLSVSDGPPAKGSGVPYFYLSPMQQSVGNLKENPYATLTMSLAETSFCRKYGFDPQSPLCAHIILSGTVIKVSEAEMDVAKNSLFIRHPEMKTWPSSHNWFFAKLNITNIWVLDYFGGPKIVTPEEYYNATFQ